TTTGAGGCCGAAATGTTGTGCAATTTTCATCAAGGCCGGTGTGCGCGCCATGCTGCCGTCTTCATCCATAATTTCGCACAAAACGCCGGCCGGCGGCAAGTCTGCGAGACGCGCGAGATCGACCACGGCTTCCGTGTGTCCGGCGCGGGTGAGCACACCGCCGGGCTGGGCGCGCAAGGGAAAAACATGGCCGGGCCGCGCCAAATCTTTGGGACGGGTTTCCGGCGCAATCAATTGCCGGATGGTTTCGGCGCGATCATGCGCAGAAATGCCGGTGCTGGTGTTGCGTTTCGCATCCACCGAGACGGTAAACGAGGTGCCCAGGCTCGCGGTGTTTTCCGCCACCATGGCATGCAGATCGAGTTCTTCGAGACGTTGTGGTGTCAGCGCCACACAGATCAAGCCGCGGCCGTGTTT
This window of the Cytophagia bacterium CHB2 genome carries:
- the ribB gene encoding 3,4-dihydroxy-2-butanone-4-phosphate synthase, producing MTRFNTIEEAIADYREGKIIIVVDDDDRENEGDFCLAAAKVTPEHINFMAKHGRGLICVALTPQRLEELDLHAMVAENTASLGTSFTVSVDAKRNTSTGISAHDRAETIRQLIAPETRPKDLARPGHVFPLRAQPGGVLTRAGHTEAVVDLARLADLPPAGVLCEIMDEDGSMARTPALMKIAQHFGLK